A stretch of the Lactuca sativa cultivar Salinas chromosome 9, Lsat_Salinas_v11, whole genome shotgun sequence genome encodes the following:
- the LOC111903168 gene encoding filament-like plant protein 4 isoform X2, producing MDQKTWSWRKRSVHKSVDSEAGISIKGNEEERIQYDKEAALERTVKNLHEKIASLLCECNSKDALISEHAKTAQEAITDRDKVVEELALRNQELESIIKQKLEANERLVHLNSALKDYRQQLTSLKEEQDQKMVNESMEELKRANKRLEDKVNESNKDLADLTVQNARLSNTLMIKDELIEDISHQMSQATIEFNDLITRLDSIEKENGILKYEYRVLERELEVQTRCADVASGQQRESMKRAAKLESECQKLRLLVKKQITGSGLEGLDKRMGFLINRLYEVEEENKILKEIIRKKDDEISILQSQSNRMGQSQRSMIGDTDMSLMDDFVEMEKLAIVTSDTSNLDSVGKEIVSCDASNLVHVASGDWLTSIVNMITEQTRVSERSFDQVLNEIRKSLQCDDSVSGYITWKSPEPERGIPEVETELEKVKESKAIIEEQLENQKLVNEDLDHQISVARYEINEANQKISSLKVELEDRCHCCEELEATCLELQLQLASLSDNDTENVEVKQEAKPLQTGLEITAASAKLAECQETIFSIGRQLKALAPPPPPVAAELTGGQKSRRHSCLRDHMEAAEGGGEEDPVSSPKTKEMVSVTERKAGPVVRVGSCKTRVVPGALAIVPSKKRGKGTEILRKLLFRKKKVLTIGV from the exons ATGGACCAAAAAACATGGTCTTGGAGAAAAAGATCTGTCCATAAATCCGTCGATAGTGAAGCTGGAATCTCTATAAAAGGAAATGAAGAAGAG AGGATTCAGTATGATAAAGAAGCAGCTTTGGAGAGGACTGTGAAAAACCTCCATGAAAAGATAGCTTCTCTCTTATGTGAGTGCAATTCCAAAGATGCCCTCATATCTGAACATGCAAAAACTGCACAAGAAGCCATTACAG ACCGGGATAAAGTTGTTGAAGAATTGGCCCTACGAAATCAAGAACTAGAATCCATAATTAAGCAAAAATTAGAGGCTAACGAGAGATTAGTCCACTTAAATTCTGCATTAAAAGATTATCGCCAACAACTAACTTCTTTAAAAGAAGAGCAAGATCAAAAAATGGTAAATGAATCCATGGAAGAGCTCAAAAGGGCAAATAAAAGATTAGAAgacaaagtcaacgagtcaaacaaAGATCTCGCAGATCTAACGGTCCAAAACGCTCGACTTTCCAACACGCTCATGATCAAAGATGAATTAATCGAAGACATAAGCCATCAAATGTCACAAGCCACAATCGAATTCAACGACCTAATCACACGCCTTGATTCAATTGAAAAAGAAAACGGGATTTTGAAATACGAATATCGGGTCTTAGAAAGAGAGCTCGAGGTACAAACCCGGTGTGCTGACGTGGCGTCCGGGCAGCAGAGAGAAAGCATGAAACGGGCAGCGAAGTTGGAATCGGAATGTCAGAAGCTTCGATTGTTGGTGAAAAAGCAAATCACCGGGTCGGGTCTTGAAGGTTTGGATAAACGAATGGGGTTTTTGATAAACCGGTTATACGAAGTGGAAGAAGAAAACAAGATTTTAAAagaaataataagaaaaaaagaCGATGAGATTTCCATTTTGCAAAGTCAAAGTAATCGCAtgggtcaaagtcaacgttcGATGATCGGAGACACGGATATGAGTTTGATGGATGATTTTGTCGAGATGGAGAAATTAGCTATCGTTACTTCGGACACAAGTAATCTTGATTCTGTAGGGAAAGAAATCGTTTCTTGTGACGCAAGTAATCTAGTCCACGTGGCATCCGGTGATTGGTTAACAAGCATTGTAAACATGATTACGGAACAAACTCGTGTTTCGGAAAGAAGTTTCGATCAAGTATTGAACGAGATTAGAAAATCTTTACAATGTGATGATTCTGTTAGCGGTTACATTACGTGGAAATCTCCGGAACCGGAAAGAGGGATTCCGGAGGTGGAAACGGAATTGGAAAAGGTGAAAGAATCGAAGGCGATAATCGAGGAGCAATTGGAGAATCAGAAGTTGGTCAACGAGGATCTTGACCATCAAATTTCGGTTGCTAGATATGAAATAAACGAAGCAAATCAAAAGATATCGTCTCTTAAAGTCGAGTTGGAAGATAGATGTCATTGTTGTGAAGAATTAGAAGCAACATGTCTCGAATTACAACTTCAACTAGCAAG TTTGTCCGACAATGATACGGAAAATGTAGAAGTCAAGCAAGAGGCGAAACCACTCCAAACT GGATTGGAGATAACAGCGGCTTCTGCAAAACTAGCAGAGTGTCAAGAAACAATATTTAGCATCGGCCGCCAGTTGAAAGCACTAGCACCGCCACCGCCACCGGTGGCGGCAGAGTTGACCGGTGGTCAGAAGTCAAGGCGGCATTCATGTTTACGTGACCATATGGAGGCGGCAGAAGGCGGTGGTGAGGAGGATCCGGTGAGCTCTCCGAAGACGAAAGAGATGGTGAGTGTAACAGAGAGAAAAGCGGGACCGGTTGTTCGTGTTGGAAGTTGTAAGACACGAGTTGTACCTGGTGCTTTGGCGATTGTACCTAGTAAGAAAAGGGGTAAAGGAACTGAGATATTGAGGAAGCTTTTGTTTAGAAAGAAGAAGGTACTTACGATTGGTGTCTAA
- the LOC111903168 gene encoding filament-like plant protein 4 isoform X1 encodes MTFICRAFSFFSPFAMATLFFSHSILPPLSSPLSKQFICRWVCLISTRSSSQNRINSLLHSKCLLKVLYQILTYIVAVYGCLKVKTRSILSHLGSYSWKFVVLLSSDQKIMDQKTWSWRKRSVHKSVDSEAGISIKGNEEERIQYDKEAALERTVKNLHEKIASLLCECNSKDALISEHAKTAQEAITDRDKVVEELALRNQELESIIKQKLEANERLVHLNSALKDYRQQLTSLKEEQDQKMVNESMEELKRANKRLEDKVNESNKDLADLTVQNARLSNTLMIKDELIEDISHQMSQATIEFNDLITRLDSIEKENGILKYEYRVLERELEVQTRCADVASGQQRESMKRAAKLESECQKLRLLVKKQITGSGLEGLDKRMGFLINRLYEVEEENKILKEIIRKKDDEISILQSQSNRMGQSQRSMIGDTDMSLMDDFVEMEKLAIVTSDTSNLDSVGKEIVSCDASNLVHVASGDWLTSIVNMITEQTRVSERSFDQVLNEIRKSLQCDDSVSGYITWKSPEPERGIPEVETELEKVKESKAIIEEQLENQKLVNEDLDHQISVARYEINEANQKISSLKVELEDRCHCCEELEATCLELQLQLASLSDNDTENVEVKQEAKPLQTGLEITAASAKLAECQETIFSIGRQLKALAPPPPPVAAELTGGQKSRRHSCLRDHMEAAEGGGEEDPVSSPKTKEMVSVTERKAGPVVRVGSCKTRVVPGALAIVPSKKRGKGTEILRKLLFRKKKVLTIGV; translated from the exons ATGACTTTTATTTGTCGAGCCTTTTCCTTTTTCTCTCCTTTCGCCATGGCCACACTCTTTTTTTCCCACTCAATTCTTCCACCACTTTCTTCACCCTTATCAAAACAATTCATCTGTCGGTGGGTTTGTCTCATTTCCACCAGAAGTTCTTCACAAAATCGTATCAATTCTCTGCTGCACTCTAAGTGTTTGTTGAAAGTCCTCTACCAAATTTTAACTTATATCGTAGCTGTATATGGTTGTTTGAAGGTGAAGACACGCTCAATCTTATCTCATTTGGGTTCATACAG TTGGAAATTTGTGGTGTTATTATCATCAGATCAGAAAATCATGGACCAAAAAACATGGTCTTGGAGAAAAAGATCTGTCCATAAATCCGTCGATAGTGAAGCTGGAATCTCTATAAAAGGAAATGAAGAAGAG AGGATTCAGTATGATAAAGAAGCAGCTTTGGAGAGGACTGTGAAAAACCTCCATGAAAAGATAGCTTCTCTCTTATGTGAGTGCAATTCCAAAGATGCCCTCATATCTGAACATGCAAAAACTGCACAAGAAGCCATTACAG ACCGGGATAAAGTTGTTGAAGAATTGGCCCTACGAAATCAAGAACTAGAATCCATAATTAAGCAAAAATTAGAGGCTAACGAGAGATTAGTCCACTTAAATTCTGCATTAAAAGATTATCGCCAACAACTAACTTCTTTAAAAGAAGAGCAAGATCAAAAAATGGTAAATGAATCCATGGAAGAGCTCAAAAGGGCAAATAAAAGATTAGAAgacaaagtcaacgagtcaaacaaAGATCTCGCAGATCTAACGGTCCAAAACGCTCGACTTTCCAACACGCTCATGATCAAAGATGAATTAATCGAAGACATAAGCCATCAAATGTCACAAGCCACAATCGAATTCAACGACCTAATCACACGCCTTGATTCAATTGAAAAAGAAAACGGGATTTTGAAATACGAATATCGGGTCTTAGAAAGAGAGCTCGAGGTACAAACCCGGTGTGCTGACGTGGCGTCCGGGCAGCAGAGAGAAAGCATGAAACGGGCAGCGAAGTTGGAATCGGAATGTCAGAAGCTTCGATTGTTGGTGAAAAAGCAAATCACCGGGTCGGGTCTTGAAGGTTTGGATAAACGAATGGGGTTTTTGATAAACCGGTTATACGAAGTGGAAGAAGAAAACAAGATTTTAAAagaaataataagaaaaaaagaCGATGAGATTTCCATTTTGCAAAGTCAAAGTAATCGCAtgggtcaaagtcaacgttcGATGATCGGAGACACGGATATGAGTTTGATGGATGATTTTGTCGAGATGGAGAAATTAGCTATCGTTACTTCGGACACAAGTAATCTTGATTCTGTAGGGAAAGAAATCGTTTCTTGTGACGCAAGTAATCTAGTCCACGTGGCATCCGGTGATTGGTTAACAAGCATTGTAAACATGATTACGGAACAAACTCGTGTTTCGGAAAGAAGTTTCGATCAAGTATTGAACGAGATTAGAAAATCTTTACAATGTGATGATTCTGTTAGCGGTTACATTACGTGGAAATCTCCGGAACCGGAAAGAGGGATTCCGGAGGTGGAAACGGAATTGGAAAAGGTGAAAGAATCGAAGGCGATAATCGAGGAGCAATTGGAGAATCAGAAGTTGGTCAACGAGGATCTTGACCATCAAATTTCGGTTGCTAGATATGAAATAAACGAAGCAAATCAAAAGATATCGTCTCTTAAAGTCGAGTTGGAAGATAGATGTCATTGTTGTGAAGAATTAGAAGCAACATGTCTCGAATTACAACTTCAACTAGCAAG TTTGTCCGACAATGATACGGAAAATGTAGAAGTCAAGCAAGAGGCGAAACCACTCCAAACT GGATTGGAGATAACAGCGGCTTCTGCAAAACTAGCAGAGTGTCAAGAAACAATATTTAGCATCGGCCGCCAGTTGAAAGCACTAGCACCGCCACCGCCACCGGTGGCGGCAGAGTTGACCGGTGGTCAGAAGTCAAGGCGGCATTCATGTTTACGTGACCATATGGAGGCGGCAGAAGGCGGTGGTGAGGAGGATCCGGTGAGCTCTCCGAAGACGAAAGAGATGGTGAGTGTAACAGAGAGAAAAGCGGGACCGGTTGTTCGTGTTGGAAGTTGTAAGACACGAGTTGTACCTGGTGCTTTGGCGATTGTACCTAGTAAGAAAAGGGGTAAAGGAACTGAGATATTGAGGAAGCTTTTGTTTAGAAAGAAGAAGGTACTTACGATTGGTGTCTAA